One genomic window of Polaromonas sp. SP1 includes the following:
- a CDS encoding hemolysin III family protein codes for MSEVAAAAVVAPDRQQTLGEEIANSVSHGVALLAAVIAAPFLVIASVRNGDAIDIAAACVFAATMVLLYFTSTLYHALPAVRAARAKGIFQILDHGAIYLLIAGTYTPFTLGALRGPWGWTLFALVWTMALAGVAVKAVAGIRYPRVSTALYVAMGWIALIAIKPMLELIPDWGLFWLVAGGLFYTLGVGFFATDSRLRYGHFVWHLFVAAGTVCHFVAVLYYAS; via the coding sequence ATGAGCGAAGTCGCCGCCGCTGCGGTGGTGGCGCCGGACCGCCAGCAGACGCTGGGCGAGGAAATCGCCAACAGCGTTAGTCATGGCGTGGCCTTGCTGGCCGCTGTCATTGCCGCGCCTTTCCTGGTAATCGCCAGCGTGCGCAACGGCGATGCCATCGACATCGCCGCCGCCTGCGTGTTTGCCGCCACCATGGTGCTGCTGTACTTCACCTCGACGCTGTACCACGCGCTGCCGGCGGTGCGCGCGGCACGTGCCAAAGGTATTTTCCAGATCCTGGACCACGGTGCCATCTATCTGCTGATTGCCGGCACCTACACGCCCTTCACGCTGGGCGCGCTGCGCGGGCCCTGGGGCTGGACGCTGTTTGCGCTGGTGTGGACGATGGCGCTGGCCGGCGTGGCGGTGAAGGCCGTGGCGGGCATACGCTACCCGCGTGTGTCGACGGCCCTCTATGTGGCGATGGGCTGGATTGCGCTGATCGCTATCAAGCCGATGCTGGAATTGATCCCGGACTGGGGCTTGTTCTGGCTGGTGGCCGGCGGGCTTTTTTACACGCTGGGCGTGGGCTTTTTTGCCACCGATTCACGGCTGCGTTACGGTCACTTTGTGTGGCATTTGTTTGTGGCGGCCGGCACGGTTTGCCATTTTGTGGCGGTGTTGTACTACGCCAGTTAA
- a CDS encoding DUF349 domain-containing protein, whose product MFKSSKPETPAVKTPTTKQAEAHPLDGLTGGAFSAPTSGERTARIRTWLATEPSAEQMAEVYKDLANRDKGAAKPLKEKLDEIKRSKGQEAVAAEWADKAQALLAVPKLNLADALAWQRDAAKAGAPLSKEPLAGLKVQLADRVKTIEDLQHRTQVQREAAVLLAQRTEVLSLKPWRDAEAALESLRGDVTHWQSQADEITHDANWASVDAKFPPLLDASRAQLLAVWDAFQGALAQAQKAAEDTAAPLPAVPVWADELRAARGLPPAAGDQPARAPKAKIDPAVLKDMREKSTAIVQEALARLEHEVGEGHGKSTPKVAADLRQALKENIRNIDSKLEAAAHAALTAAGELEGWQRWRADQIREELVVKAEALVAKPLGGRKQQEALRAMREQWKTSDQGGTPNHALWKRFDDACNEAHKVVEAWLEKVKEQSETVKAERKLLIDEVLAWAEANKGNTDWKHHIRSLNGFVEKWRDAGHLGEKAFAEIQPQWKAAMETADAALTAARTESIARRKAMIEEAVVLGAEPQLRIDAVKSLQQRWQHEAQGVPIERKQEQKMWDAFRKPIDDAFQRKTAEREKAAAALGEYDRMVLEASKAVEAATASGDVQKIHAAAKALEAIVRGQVPVPAPAAAPAAPSVEAALADANAAPVSKENEAAASADTGQSATETIADATPADAAADAAAAEFAEASEPASAPAEPAPAPKPAPKPVIARRGDDRPGMKKAEPVAPGRGGKFGDRKDARPGSKPGGARQSTDNKFEPYREGRDDRGPRGADRGDRNARPAFEERGPRLGDAAFRAQREAFEAANNALKKLAMQAHGEVLTNLLTAWEKRDPAQLPSAQDLGKVVSPAVRNRWVQAVGTPSGKDASEALLRLEIAAELPTPAEHISERRMLQLQLLTKRNAPAPAETWGEDAAQVLAADFDPAKARRVQNVLKALLKR is encoded by the coding sequence ATGTTTAAATCTTCCAAACCCGAAACCCCCGCCGTGAAAACGCCCACCACCAAGCAGGCAGAAGCCCATCCGCTGGACGGCCTGACCGGCGGCGCGTTTTCCGCGCCGACCTCGGGCGAGCGCACCGCGCGCATCCGCACCTGGCTGGCCACCGAGCCTTCGGCCGAGCAGATGGCCGAGGTCTACAAGGACCTGGCCAACCGCGACAAGGGCGCCGCCAAGCCGCTGAAAGAAAAGCTCGACGAGATCAAACGCAGCAAGGGCCAGGAAGCCGTGGCCGCCGAGTGGGCCGACAAAGCCCAGGCGCTGCTGGCCGTGCCCAAGCTCAACCTTGCCGACGCCCTGGCCTGGCAGCGTGATGCCGCCAAGGCCGGCGCGCCGCTGTCCAAAGAGCCGCTGGCCGGCCTGAAGGTCCAGCTGGCCGACCGCGTCAAGACGATTGAAGACCTGCAGCACCGCACCCAGGTGCAGCGCGAGGCCGCCGTGCTGCTGGCCCAGCGCACCGAAGTGCTGTCCCTCAAGCCCTGGCGCGACGCCGAAGCCGCCCTCGAATCCCTGCGCGGTGATGTCACGCACTGGCAGTCGCAGGCCGACGAAATCACGCATGACGCCAATTGGGCCAGCGTGGATGCCAAGTTCCCGCCGCTGCTCGACGCATCGCGCGCGCAGTTGCTGGCTGTGTGGGACGCCTTCCAGGGCGCACTCGCGCAGGCCCAAAAGGCTGCTGAAGATACCGCCGCACCTCTGCCCGCCGTGCCCGTGTGGGCCGACGAGCTGCGCGCTGCCCGCGGCCTGCCGCCCGCCGCAGGCGATCAGCCCGCACGTGCGCCCAAGGCCAAGATCGATCCGGCCGTGCTCAAAGACATGCGCGAAAAATCGACCGCCATCGTGCAGGAAGCACTCGCGCGCCTGGAGCATGAAGTCGGCGAAGGCCATGGCAAGTCCACGCCCAAGGTCGCTGCTGACCTGCGCCAGGCCCTGAAAGAGAACATCCGCAACATCGACAGCAAACTTGAAGCCGCTGCGCACGCCGCCTTGACGGCCGCCGGTGAACTCGAAGGCTGGCAGCGCTGGCGCGCCGACCAGATCCGCGAAGAGCTGGTCGTCAAAGCCGAGGCCCTGGTGGCCAAGCCGCTGGGCGGCCGCAAGCAGCAAGAAGCCCTGCGCGCCATGCGCGAGCAGTGGAAGACCAGCGACCAGGGCGGCACGCCCAACCACGCGCTGTGGAAGCGTTTTGACGACGCCTGCAACGAAGCGCACAAGGTCGTCGAAGCCTGGCTCGAGAAGGTCAAGGAGCAAAGCGAAACCGTCAAGGCCGAGCGCAAGCTGCTGATCGACGAAGTGCTGGCCTGGGCTGAAGCCAACAAGGGCAACACCGACTGGAAGCACCACATCCGCAGCCTCAACGGCTTTGTCGAAAAATGGCGCGACGCCGGCCACCTGGGTGAAAAGGCGTTTGCCGAAATCCAGCCCCAGTGGAAAGCCGCCATGGAGACGGCCGACGCCGCGCTGACCGCCGCGCGCACCGAAAGCATCGCACGCCGCAAGGCCATGATTGAAGAGGCCGTGGTGCTGGGCGCCGAGCCGCAACTGCGCATCGACGCCGTCAAGTCGCTGCAGCAGCGCTGGCAGCATGAGGCGCAGGGCGTGCCGATCGAGCGCAAGCAAGAGCAAAAGATGTGGGACGCCTTCCGCAAACCCATCGACGACGCCTTCCAGCGCAAGACGGCCGAGCGCGAAAAAGCCGCGGCCGCTTTGGGCGAATACGACCGCATGGTGCTCGAGGCCTCCAAAGCAGTTGAAGCCGCTACCGCCAGCGGCGATGTGCAGAAAATTCACGCCGCCGCCAAGGCGCTGGAAGCCATCGTGCGCGGCCAGGTGCCCGTGCCTGCACCGGCTGCCGCACCCGCTGCGCCATCCGTCGAGGCTGCATTGGCCGATGCGAATGCCGCACCCGTTTCTAAAGAAAATGAGGCTGCAGCCAGCGCAGATACTGGACAGTCCGCTACAGAAACCATAGCAGATGCAACGCCCGCCGATGCGGCGGCCGATGCTGCCGCTGCGGAATTCGCCGAAGCCAGCGAGCCCGCCAGCGCACCGGCTGAGCCCGCACCCGCACCGAAACCCGCACCCAAGCCCGTCATCGCACGGCGCGGCGACGACCGCCCCGGCATGAAGAAGGCCGAGCCTGTGGCGCCTGGACGCGGCGGCAAATTCGGCGACCGCAAGGACGCACGCCCCGGCAGCAAGCCAGGCGGTGCGCGCCAGAGCACCGACAACAAGTTCGAACCTTACCGTGAAGGCCGTGACGACCGCGGCCCGCGCGGCGCTGACCGTGGCGACCGCAACGCACGCCCTGCCTTTGAAGAGCGCGGCCCACGCCTGGGCGACGCGGCTTTCCGCGCCCAGCGTGAAGCCTTTGAGGCGGCCAACAATGCCCTGAAAAAGCTCGCCATGCAGGCGCACGGCGAGGTGCTGACGAATCTGCTCACCGCCTGGGAAAAACGCGACCCGGCACAGCTGCCAAGCGCGCAGGATCTCGGCAAGGTGGTCTCGCCCGCGGTGCGCAACCGCTGGGTGCAGGCCGTCGGCACGCCGTCGGGCAAGGACGCCTCCGAAGCGCTGCTGCGCCTGGAAATCGCGGCCGAGCTGCCCACGCCGGCCGAGCACATCAGCGAACGCCGCATGCTGCAACTGCAGCTGCTCACCAAACGCAACGCGCCCGCACCGGCCGAGACCTGGGGCGAAGACGCCGCCCAGGTGCTGGCCGCCGACTTTGACCCCGCCAAGGCGCGGCGCGTGCAGAACGTGCTGAAGGCGCTGCTCAAACGATGA